In Corylus avellana chromosome ca2, CavTom2PMs-1.0, the following proteins share a genomic window:
- the LOC132168442 gene encoding rhamnogalacturonate lyase B-like — protein MEQVTWNRRQWGFLVGCLGAILLVFLLAGSGYHVNTTSRRFLEGVKGQKSIEVKQYTDTHDQLVMVDNGIVQVNFSIPDGHVLGISYNGIPDILDHHNVREDRGYWDVVWNKPKSERIFERIAGANFTIITQNEYQVELSFSKIWDTSLSGKSVALNIDKRYVLRSGNSGYYSYAVFERLEGWPEEEIDQIRIVYKLQSDKFRYMALSDERQRIMPTMDDRVNGQPLAFPEAVLLTNPADSQLKGEVDDKYQYSSKTENNKVHGWISNNPPVGFWIITPSNEFRIAGPTKQELTSHAGPIALSMFVSCHYAGKDVAMLFEEGEPWKKVFGPIFVYLNSASSQNNPGQLWENAKEQMLSEVSSWPYKFTQSKDFLSSDQRGTVAGQLLVHDRYIDEKLMHAKSAYVGLAAPGEVGSWQRESKGYQFWTQADEQGRFIIKNILPGNYNLYAWVPGFIGDYKNDSKITVSPGGEVQMDVLVYEPPRLGPTLWEIGIPDRSAEEFYVPDPYPNLINKLYKNQSTEKFRQYGLWARYADLYREHDLTYVINTSDYRKDWFYAHVSRNINDQKYEPATWKILFDLKSVNNNGNYTLRLALASANEANLEVRFNDVKAQVAHLRTGVIGRENAIARHGIHGLYWFYSIGVGSDVLQVGKNIIYLTQTRSKNPFQGVMYDYLRFEGPPN, from the exons ATGGAGCAGGTAACCTGGAACAGAAGGCAATGGGGTTTCCTTGTTGGGTGCTTAGGAGCGATTTTGCTGGTGTTCTTGCTTGCTGGTTCTGGTTATCATGTGAACACCACATCTAG GAGGTTTCTTGAGGGCGTCAAAGGCCAAAAATCTATTGAGGTGAAGCAATATACCGACACCCATGATCAGCTG GTGATGGTGGATAATGGGATCGTCCAAGTCAATTTCTCAATACCGGATGGTCATGTCCTGGGGATAAGTTACAATGGTATCCCTGACATACTTGACCATCATAATGTAAGAGAAGATAGAGG GTATTGGGACGTAGTTTGGAATAAGCCCAAATCTGAAAGAATCTTCGAGAg AATAGCAGGAGCAAACTTCACAATTATAACCCAGAATGAATACCAAGTAGAGCTTTCTTTTAGTAAGATATGGGATACTTCGCTCAGTGGAAAAAGTGTTGCCTTAAACATAGACAAAAG GTACGTATTGCGGAGCGGGAATTCGggatattattcatatgcagtATTTGAGCGGCTTGAAGGATGGCCGGAGGAGGAGATTGATCAAATTAGAATTGTCTACAAGCTCCAGAGTGACAA ATTTCGCTACATGGCGCTATCGGATGAGAGGCAGAGGATCATGCCAACAATGGATGACCGTGTAAATGGCCAGCCACTCGCCTTCCCTGAGGCTGTTCTTTTGACCAATCCAGCCGATTCTCAGCTTAAAGGAGAG GTGGATGACAAGTACCAGTACTCTTCAAAGACTGAGAATAATAAGGTTCACGGATGGATATCCAATAACCCACCCGTTGGATTCTGGATCATAACACCCAGTAATGAGTTCCGTATAGCGGGGCCAACCAAGCAAGAACTCACCTCCCATGCCGGCCCCATTGCCCTCTCC ATGTTTGTGAGCTGCCACTATGCTGGGAAGGACGTAGCGATGCTTTTTGAAGAGGGAGAGCCATGGAAAAAAGTTTTTGGTCCCATATTTGTCTATCTTAACTCAGCTTCCAGTCAAAACAATCCCGGACAACTTTGGGAAAATGCTAAAGAGCAG ATGTTGAGCGAAGTGAGTAGCTGGCCATACAAATTCACGCAATCAAAAGATTTCCTTTCTTCTGATCAACGAGGAACAGTTGCGGGTCAATTGCTAGTCCATGACCG GTACATCGATGAGAAACTAATGCATGCAAAATCTGCTTACGTGGGTTTGGCGGCACCCGGGGAGGTGGGATCATGGCAAAGAGAAAGTAAG GGTTATCAATTCTGGACCCAGGCGGACGAGCAGGGACGTTTCATAATCAAAAACATCCTACCCGGGAACTATAATTTGTATGCATGGGTCCCTGGTTTTATTGGCGATTATAAGAATGATTCCAAGATTACTGTTAGTCCAG GTGGGGAGGTCCAAATGGATGTCCTTGTGTATGAGCCTCCAAGACTGGGTCCTACTTTGTGGGAAATTGGGATCCCTGACCGTAGTGCCGAAGAGTTCTATGTACCAGACCCATACCCAAATCTCATCAACAAATTGTACAAGAATCAATCAACTGAAAA GTTCAGGCAATATGGCTTGTGGGCCCGGTATGCAGACTTATATCGTGAGCATGATCTCACATACGTAATTAATACTAGTGATTATCGCAAGGATTGGTTCTACGCGCATGTTTCCAG GAACATAAATGATCAGAAATACGAACCAGCAACatggaaaattttgtttgatCTTAAAAGTGTGAACAACAACGGAAACTACACACTCCGGTTGGCCTTGGCCTCGGCCAATGAAGCTAATTTGGAg GTTCGGTTCAACGATGTGAAGGCCCAAGTTGCACACTTACGAACAGGAGTTATAGGAAGAGAGAATGCTATCGCGAGGCACGGTATTCATGGATTATATTGGTTTTACAGCATTGGCGTAGGAAGTGATGTATTGCAAGTAGGAAAGAACATAATCTATCTAACACAAACAAGGAGCAAAAATCCTTTCCAAGGAGTCATGTATGACTACCTTCGTTTTGAAGGGCCTCCTAATTAA